The following are encoded in a window of Lacinutrix sp. WUR7 genomic DNA:
- a CDS encoding YchJ family protein has protein sequence MNCYCGNNKTYKSCCEVFHLNNGKTETAQQLMRSRYSAFVLANGDYLMETHHSSTRPTSEKKAIVKWAKSVAWIKLEIEETTKGLEKDKEGTVTFNAYFYENSKVDVIHEKSAFIKENNKWYYLGYAKN, from the coding sequence ATGAATTGCTACTGCGGAAATAACAAAACTTACAAATCCTGCTGTGAAGTCTTTCATTTAAATAATGGAAAAACAGAAACAGCACAACAACTTATGCGTTCCAGATATAGTGCATTTGTATTAGCAAATGGCGATTACTTAATGGAAACGCATCATAGCTCTACAAGACCAACATCCGAAAAAAAAGCGATTGTAAAATGGGCAAAATCTGTAGCGTGGATAAAACTAGAAATAGAAGAAACTACCAAAGGTTTAGAAAAGGATAAAGAAGGTACAGTAACCTTTAACGCCTATTTTTATGAAAACAGCAAAGTAGATGTGATTCATGAAAAATCTGCTTTTATAAAAGAAAATAACAAATGGTATTACTTAGGTTATGCCAAAAACTAA
- the hemF gene encoding oxygen-dependent coproporphyrinogen oxidase, which produces MKDTFFKYIHQLQDTITAGLEKVDGKATFQEDIWERPEGGGGRTRVIENGNVFEKGGVNISGVHGKLPDSMQKYFGVEDADFFACGLSLVLHPKNPMVPTVHANWRYFEMYDKEGNIVDQWFGGGQDLTPYYLFDEDAKHFHQTCKTACDKHNPEFYTKYKARCDEYFYNAHRNEGRGIGGLFFDYCKASEEMSMQNWHDFVTEVGDSFLEAYVPIAEKRKDLDYTKAQRDWQEIRRGRYVEFNLVHDKGTLFGLKTNGRIESILMSLPPHVQWVYDHHPEAGSEEERLIEILQNPIDWA; this is translated from the coding sequence ATGAAAGATACATTTTTCAAATACATACATCAATTACAAGACACTATTACAGCTGGCCTAGAAAAAGTGGATGGTAAAGCAACCTTTCAAGAAGACATCTGGGAACGTCCTGAAGGTGGTGGCGGAAGAACCAGAGTAATAGAAAACGGAAACGTTTTTGAAAAAGGAGGCGTTAATATTTCTGGAGTTCACGGTAAATTACCAGATTCTATGCAAAAATATTTTGGTGTAGAAGATGCCGATTTTTTTGCTTGCGGATTGAGCTTGGTATTGCATCCTAAAAACCCAATGGTTCCAACGGTACACGCGAATTGGCGTTATTTTGAAATGTATGATAAAGAAGGAAATATTGTAGACCAATGGTTTGGTGGCGGACAAGATCTAACGCCTTATTATTTGTTTGATGAGGATGCGAAACACTTTCATCAGACTTGCAAAACGGCTTGCGACAAGCACAATCCAGAATTTTATACAAAATATAAAGCACGTTGTGACGAATATTTCTATAATGCACACCGAAATGAAGGTCGTGGTATTGGCGGTTTATTCTTCGATTACTGTAAAGCTTCCGAAGAAATGAGTATGCAAAACTGGCATGATTTTGTTACCGAAGTTGGCGATAGTTTCCTAGAAGCCTATGTTCCTATTGCGGAAAAAAGAAAAGATTTAGACTATACGAAAGCACAACGCGATTGGCAAGAAATTCGTCGTGGTCGTTATGTGGAATTCAATTTAGTGCATGATAAGGGAACGCTTTTCGGATTAAAAACAAACGGAAGAATCGAAAGTATTTTAATGAGTCTTCCTCCACACGTACAATGGGTTTATGACCATCATCCAGAAGCTGGTAGTGAAGAAGAACGTTTAATTGAAATTTTACAAAATCCTATAGATTGGGCTTAA
- a CDS encoding GNAT family N-acetyltransferase produces the protein MTLYFDDFEINPIHSGDAWKLCDFMVSNKDRFKRYFPGTLAENATPTLAKLFTEKKVKQLEKKEEYLFTLKHSETRELVGIIYIKELDHTIKQGEFAYCIGYPFKGKKLITNAVKLLSEYAFNHLDIKTLQIIAHKDNLPSVNVALNNGFVWQKTLENEFTPTNENPLDMELYELYKPSRF, from the coding sequence ATGACTTTATATTTTGACGACTTCGAAATAAATCCTATCCATAGCGGAGATGCTTGGAAGCTTTGCGATTTCATGGTCTCCAATAAAGATCGGTTTAAACGCTATTTCCCAGGTACTTTAGCCGAAAATGCAACACCAACTTTAGCCAAACTGTTTACGGAAAAGAAAGTCAAACAATTGGAGAAGAAAGAAGAATATCTATTCACTTTAAAACATTCCGAAACTAGAGAATTAGTAGGAATAATCTATATTAAAGAACTAGATCATACAATAAAACAAGGGGAATTTGCCTATTGCATTGGCTATCCTTTTAAAGGAAAAAAACTAATTACGAATGCCGTAAAACTATTATCCGAATACGCATTTAATCATTTAGACATAAAAACACTTCAAATCATTGCACATAAAGACAATTTACCGAGTGTAAACGTCGCTTTAAACAATGGTTTTGTTTGGCAAAAAACATTAGAGAACGAATTCACTCCAACTAATGAAAACCCGTTAGACATGGAGTTATACGAATTATACAAACCTAGCAGGTTTTGA
- a CDS encoding EI24 domain-containing protein yields the protein MVKNILKGLKAYANSFALISKLKLWKFFFIPIIISLVTATIIGITAYGLSDNVGDFIAKIWFWEWGKETFTSISTVIGGIAVLAIGLIIYKHIIMALSAPFMSPVSEKIEAHLTGIANHTHRKTSFKEQLWRGIRINIRNLGKELLFTIPLLLLKFIPIVNIFSTVLLFLLQAYYAGFGNMDYTLERHFNYRESISFIRKNRGIAIGNGIVFMLFLLIPVIGVILVLPLSVTAASISTVQLLKPETETLN from the coding sequence TGGTTAAAAACATACTAAAAGGCTTAAAAGCATACGCAAACAGTTTCGCATTAATTTCTAAATTAAAACTTTGGAAATTCTTTTTCATACCAATAATTATCAGCTTAGTAACCGCAACCATAATAGGTATTACCGCTTATGGTTTATCGGATAATGTTGGTGATTTCATTGCAAAAATTTGGTTTTGGGAATGGGGAAAAGAAACCTTCACCTCTATTTCTACAGTTATTGGAGGAATTGCAGTTCTAGCCATTGGATTAATCATTTACAAACACATTATCATGGCACTTTCTGCGCCATTTATGAGTCCGGTTTCCGAGAAAATTGAAGCACACTTAACAGGAATAGCAAACCACACCCATCGTAAAACTTCTTTTAAAGAACAGTTATGGCGAGGAATTCGTATCAATATTCGAAACCTAGGAAAAGAACTTTTGTTTACCATTCCGTTATTACTGCTTAAGTTTATTCCTATAGTCAATATATTCTCCACCGTTTTATTGTTTTTATTACAAGCATATTACGCAGGTTTTGGTAATATGGACTACACGTTAGAAAGACACTTTAATTATCGCGAAAGCATATCGTTTATTAGAAAAAACCGAGGCATCGCTATAGGAAATGGAATCGTTTTTATGCTCTTTTTATTAATTCCAGTAATTGGTGTAATTTTGGTTTTACCTCTTAGTGTTACTGCCGCTTCTATAAGTACAGTACAACTATTAAAACCAGAAACAGAAACTTTAAACTAA